The following proteins come from a genomic window of Alnus glutinosa chromosome 10, dhAlnGlut1.1, whole genome shotgun sequence:
- the LOC133878927 gene encoding NAC domain-containing protein 41-like, which produces MESMDAMLLLGFQFIPTDEELISHYLGKKVKGEELSWDGIPDCDLYGEKSPWEICGDQEDKIFDNKGNIIGAKKLFNFNVIAGLTTKNSNWIMHEFSLVDKQQQSTNLEIWIPTETDLETNMGCLPASDHSDFNFDLETIMSMLPLEGGDLPLLPPLEDFCDADFDAFFV; this is translated from the exons atgGAGTCCATGGATGCGATGCTGCTGTTAGGATTTCAGTTCATACCCACCGATGAGGAGCTCATTAGCCACTACTTGGGGAAGAAGGTCAAGGGCGAAGAACTTTCCTGGGATGGCATCCCTGATTGTGATCTATACGGTGAAAAGTCCCCATGGGAAATATGCGGCGATCAGGAGGATAAG ATATTTGATAATAAGGGTAATATTATCGGGGCCAAGAAACTTTTCAATTTCAATGTAATAGCGGGATTGACCACGAAGAACTCAAACTGGATTATGCACGAGTTCTCCCTTGTTGATAAGCAACAACAGAGTACCAACTTG GAAATCTGGATCCCAACGGAGACTGATTTGGAGACCAACATGGGCTGTCTACCGGCTAGTGATCACtctgattttaattttgatttggaaACCATCATGAGCATGTTGCCACTAGAGGGTGGAGATCTACCGCTTCTTCCTCCATTGGAGGATTTTTGTGATGCTGACTTTGATGCTTTCTTTGTCTAG